In the genome of Drosophila pseudoobscura strain MV-25-SWS-2005 chromosome 3, UCI_Dpse_MV25, whole genome shotgun sequence, one region contains:
- the Sema2a gene encoding semaphorin-2A isoform X1, whose translation MLPLLLLTPLLAALLTSSVSETAADYENTWNFYYERPCCAGNDQPNGHGKHNRDHVREFTCGRLYYRTFHMNEDRDSLYVGAMDRVFRLNLQNISSSYCDRDVINLEPTRDDVVSCVSKGKSQVFDCKNHVRVIQSMEQGDRLYVCGTNAHNPKDYVIYSNLTHLPRSEYVIGVGLGIAKCPYDPLDNSTAIYVENGNPGGLPGLYSGTNAEFTKADTVIFRTDLYNTSAKRLEYKFKRTLKYDSKWLDKPNFVGSFDIGDYVYFFFRETAVEYINCGKAVYSRIARVCKKDVGGKNLLAHNWATYLKARLNCSISGEFPFYFNEIQSVYQLPSDKTRFYATFTTSTNGLIGSAVCSFHINEIQAAFNGKFKEQSSSNSAWLPVLNSRVPEPRPGTCVNDTSNLPDTVLNFIRSHPLMDKAVNHEHNNPVYYKRDLVFTKLVVDKIKIDILNQEYIVYYVGTNLGRIYKIVQYYRNGESLSKLLDIFEVAPNEAIQVMEISQTRKSLYIGTDHRIKQIDLAMCNRRYDNCFRCVRDPYCGWDKEANTCRPYELDLLQDVANETSDICDSSVLKKKIVVTYGQSVHLGCFVKIPEVLKNEQVTWYHHSKDKGRYEIHYSPTKYIETTERGLVVVSVNEADGGRYDCHLGGSLLCSYNITVDAHRCTPPNKSNDYQKIYSDWCHEFEKYKTAMKSWEKKQAQCSTRQNFSSNQYPNEIFRKPNV comes from the exons ATCATGTAAGGGAGTTCACATGCGGCCGACTGTACTATCGCACATTTCACATGAATGAGGATCGAGATTCGCTTTATGTGGGCGCCAT GGATCGCGTATTCCGTTTGAACTTGCAGAACATCTCCTCGTCCTACTGCGAT CGCGACGTGATCAATCTGGAGCCCACACGCGATGATGTGGTCAGCTGTGTCTCCAAGGGCAAGAGTCAG GTTTTCGATTGCAAAAATCACGTGCGCGTCATACAGTCGATGGAGCAGGGCGATAGGCTCTATGTGTGCGGCACCAACGCCCACAATCCCAAGGATTACGTTATCTAT TCAAATTTAACTCATTTGCCGCGCTCGGAGTATGTGATTGGCGTGGGCCTTGGCATTGCCAAGTGTCCCTACGATCCGTTGGACAACTCAACGGCCATTTATGTGGAGAACGGCAATCCTGGCGGTCTGCCGGGTCTG TACTCGGGCACCAACGCGGAGTTCACCAAAGCGGACACCGTCATCTTCCGCACAGACCTGTACAACACATCGGCCAAGCGATTGGAGTACAAGTTTAAGAGGACCTTGAAGTACGATTCCAAATGGCTGGACA AACCCAATTTTGTGGGATCCTTTGACATTGGCGACTACGTGTACTTCTTTTTCCGGGAAACGGCCGTGGAGTACATCAACTGTGGCAAGGCCGTGTACTCGCGCATCGCCCGTGTCTGCAAGAAGGATGTCGGCGGCAAGAATCTGCTGGCCCACAACTGGGCCACGTATCTGAAGGCGCGCCTCAACTGCAGCATCTCCGGGGAGTTCCCCTTCTACTTCAACGAGATCCAGTCGGTGTACCAGCTGCCGTCGGACAAGACCCGCTTCTACGCCACCTTCACGACCAGCACCAATGGCCTGATTGGATCGGCCGTCTGCAGTTTTCACATTAACGAGATTCAAGCTGCCTTCAACG GTAAATTCAAGGAGCAATCCTCATCGAATTCCGCATGGCTGCCGGTCCTCAATTCACGTGTCCCCGAGCCCAGGCCCGGTACCTGCGTCAACGATACATCAAATCTGCCAGACACTGTACTGAATTTCATCAGATCCCACCCGCTCATGGACAAGGCCGTAAATCACGAGCACAACAATCCTGTCTATTATAAAAGGGATTTGGTCTTCACCAAGCTCGTCGTCGACAA AATCAAAATCGATATACTCAACCAGGAATACATTGTGTACTATGTGGGCACCAATCTGGGTCGCATTTACAAAATCGTGCAGTACTACCGGAACGGGGAGTCGCTCTCGAAGCTGCTGGACATTTTTGAGGTGGCCCCCAACGAGGCCATTCAGGTGATGGAAATCAGCCAGACACGTAAGAGCCTCTACATCGGCACCGATCACCGCATCAAGCAAATCGATTTGGCCATGTGCAATCGTCGTTACGACAATTGCTTCCGGTGTGTCCGTGATCCGTACTGCGGCTGGGACAAGGAGGCCAATACGTGCCGTCCCTACGAGCTGGATCTGTTGCAG GACGTGGCCAATGAGACGAGCGACATTTGCGACTCGAGTGTCCTAAAGAAGAAGATTGTGGTGACCTACGGCCAGAGCGTGCATCTGGGATGCTTTGTCAAAATCCCCGAGGTACTGAAGAACGAGCAGGTGACCTGGTACCATCACTCCAAGGATAAGGGACG CTATGAGATCCATTATTCGCCCACAAAGTACATCGAGACGACGGAACGGGGACTGGTTGTGGTGTCCGTGAACGAGGCCGATGGCGGCCGCTACGACTGCCATTTGGGTGGCTCCCTGCTGTGCAGCTACAACATCACCGTGGATGCCCACAG ATGCACTCCGCCGAACAAGAGCAATGACTATCAGAAAATCTACTCGGATTGGTGCCATGAGTTCGAAAAGTACAAGACGGCCATGAAGTCCTGGGAAAAGAAGCAAGCG CAATGCTCGACGCGCCAGAACTTTAGCAGCAACCAGTATCCGAATGAGATCTTCCGCAAGCCCAATGTCTGA
- the Sema2a gene encoding semaphorin-2A isoform X2, which translates to MVAECLLLGACLLLALSTRQIRAMTEELSPDHVREFTCGRLYYRTFHMNEDRDSLYVGAMDRVFRLNLQNISSSYCDRDVINLEPTRDDVVSCVSKGKSQVFDCKNHVRVIQSMEQGDRLYVCGTNAHNPKDYVIYSNLTHLPRSEYVIGVGLGIAKCPYDPLDNSTAIYVENGNPGGLPGLYSGTNAEFTKADTVIFRTDLYNTSAKRLEYKFKRTLKYDSKWLDKPNFVGSFDIGDYVYFFFRETAVEYINCGKAVYSRIARVCKKDVGGKNLLAHNWATYLKARLNCSISGEFPFYFNEIQSVYQLPSDKTRFYATFTTSTNGLIGSAVCSFHINEIQAAFNGKFKEQSSSNSAWLPVLNSRVPEPRPGTCVNDTSNLPDTVLNFIRSHPLMDKAVNHEHNNPVYYKRDLVFTKLVVDKIKIDILNQEYIVYYVGTNLGRIYKIVQYYRNGESLSKLLDIFEVAPNEAIQVMEISQTRKSLYIGTDHRIKQIDLAMCNRRYDNCFRCVRDPYCGWDKEANTCRPYELDLLQDVANETSDICDSSVLKKKIVVTYGQSVHLGCFVKIPEVLKNEQVTWYHHSKDKGRYEIHYSPTKYIETTERGLVVVSVNEADGGRYDCHLGGSLLCSYNITVDAHRCTPPNKSNDYQKIYSDWCHEFEKYKTAMKSWEKKQAQCSTRQNFSSNQYPNEIFRKPNV; encoded by the exons ATCATGTAAGGGAGTTCACATGCGGCCGACTGTACTATCGCACATTTCACATGAATGAGGATCGAGATTCGCTTTATGTGGGCGCCAT GGATCGCGTATTCCGTTTGAACTTGCAGAACATCTCCTCGTCCTACTGCGAT CGCGACGTGATCAATCTGGAGCCCACACGCGATGATGTGGTCAGCTGTGTCTCCAAGGGCAAGAGTCAG GTTTTCGATTGCAAAAATCACGTGCGCGTCATACAGTCGATGGAGCAGGGCGATAGGCTCTATGTGTGCGGCACCAACGCCCACAATCCCAAGGATTACGTTATCTAT TCAAATTTAACTCATTTGCCGCGCTCGGAGTATGTGATTGGCGTGGGCCTTGGCATTGCCAAGTGTCCCTACGATCCGTTGGACAACTCAACGGCCATTTATGTGGAGAACGGCAATCCTGGCGGTCTGCCGGGTCTG TACTCGGGCACCAACGCGGAGTTCACCAAAGCGGACACCGTCATCTTCCGCACAGACCTGTACAACACATCGGCCAAGCGATTGGAGTACAAGTTTAAGAGGACCTTGAAGTACGATTCCAAATGGCTGGACA AACCCAATTTTGTGGGATCCTTTGACATTGGCGACTACGTGTACTTCTTTTTCCGGGAAACGGCCGTGGAGTACATCAACTGTGGCAAGGCCGTGTACTCGCGCATCGCCCGTGTCTGCAAGAAGGATGTCGGCGGCAAGAATCTGCTGGCCCACAACTGGGCCACGTATCTGAAGGCGCGCCTCAACTGCAGCATCTCCGGGGAGTTCCCCTTCTACTTCAACGAGATCCAGTCGGTGTACCAGCTGCCGTCGGACAAGACCCGCTTCTACGCCACCTTCACGACCAGCACCAATGGCCTGATTGGATCGGCCGTCTGCAGTTTTCACATTAACGAGATTCAAGCTGCCTTCAACG GTAAATTCAAGGAGCAATCCTCATCGAATTCCGCATGGCTGCCGGTCCTCAATTCACGTGTCCCCGAGCCCAGGCCCGGTACCTGCGTCAACGATACATCAAATCTGCCAGACACTGTACTGAATTTCATCAGATCCCACCCGCTCATGGACAAGGCCGTAAATCACGAGCACAACAATCCTGTCTATTATAAAAGGGATTTGGTCTTCACCAAGCTCGTCGTCGACAA AATCAAAATCGATATACTCAACCAGGAATACATTGTGTACTATGTGGGCACCAATCTGGGTCGCATTTACAAAATCGTGCAGTACTACCGGAACGGGGAGTCGCTCTCGAAGCTGCTGGACATTTTTGAGGTGGCCCCCAACGAGGCCATTCAGGTGATGGAAATCAGCCAGACACGTAAGAGCCTCTACATCGGCACCGATCACCGCATCAAGCAAATCGATTTGGCCATGTGCAATCGTCGTTACGACAATTGCTTCCGGTGTGTCCGTGATCCGTACTGCGGCTGGGACAAGGAGGCCAATACGTGCCGTCCCTACGAGCTGGATCTGTTGCAG GACGTGGCCAATGAGACGAGCGACATTTGCGACTCGAGTGTCCTAAAGAAGAAGATTGTGGTGACCTACGGCCAGAGCGTGCATCTGGGATGCTTTGTCAAAATCCCCGAGGTACTGAAGAACGAGCAGGTGACCTGGTACCATCACTCCAAGGATAAGGGACG CTATGAGATCCATTATTCGCCCACAAAGTACATCGAGACGACGGAACGGGGACTGGTTGTGGTGTCCGTGAACGAGGCCGATGGCGGCCGCTACGACTGCCATTTGGGTGGCTCCCTGCTGTGCAGCTACAACATCACCGTGGATGCCCACAG ATGCACTCCGCCGAACAAGAGCAATGACTATCAGAAAATCTACTCGGATTGGTGCCATGAGTTCGAAAAGTACAAGACGGCCATGAAGTCCTGGGAAAAGAAGCAAGCG CAATGCTCGACGCGCCAGAACTTTAGCAGCAACCAGTATCCGAATGAGATCTTCCGCAAGCCCAATGTCTGA